A genome region from Polypterus senegalus isolate Bchr_013 chromosome 7, ASM1683550v1, whole genome shotgun sequence includes the following:
- the smarca2 gene encoding probable global transcription activator SNF2L2 isoform X3, which translates to MKRLAARCFAGLLILSPLTVISDSRPADCSKAIEDGNLEEMEEEIRLKKRKRRRHVDKDSGKEDGEKMKKRRGRPPAEKLSPNPPRLTKQMNAIVETVINYKDSSGRQLSEVFIQLPSRKELPEYYELIRKPVDFKKIKERVRNHKYRSLGDLEKDVMLLCHNAQTFNLEGSQIYEDSIVLQSVFKSARQKIAKDEESEEESMDEDDEEDEESESEAKSVKVKIKLNKKDDKRQDKGKKRQSRSKAKPVVSDDDSEEDQDENDQSEGSGSDDE; encoded by the exons ATGAAGAGACTAGCTGCACGCTGCTTTGCTGGGTTGTTAATTTTATCCCCTCTAACTGTGATTTCTGATAGCCGGCCTGCTGATTGCAGTAAG GCCATCGAAGACGGAAATTTGGAGGAAATGGAAGAGGAAATCCGTCTTAAGAAACGGAAGCGTAGGCGACATGTCGATAAAGATTCTGGAAAAGAAGAtggagagaaaatgaaaaagagacgGGGTCGTCCACCTGCTGAAAAGCTTTCTCCTAATCCACCTAGGTTGACAAAGCAAATGAATGCCATTGTGGAAACTGTTATTAATTATAAAGACag ctcTGGTCGCCAGCTAAGTGAAGTGTTTATTCAGCTACCATCTAGAAAAGAGCTTCCAGAGTATTATGAGTTGATCAGAAAACCTGTGGActtcaagaaaataaaa GAAAGAGTACGTAACCACAAATATAGAAGTTTGGGAGACTTAGAAAAGGATGTCATGCTTCTTTGTCACAATGCTCAGACTTTCAACTTGGAAGGATCACAG ATCTATGAGGATTCTATTGTTCTTCAGTCAGTTTTTAAAAGTGCAAGACAAAAAATCGCTAAAGATGAGGAGAGTGAAGAGGAGAGTATggatgaagatgatgaagaagatgaagaatcaGAATCAGAGG CAAAATCAGTAAAGGTGAAAATCAAGTTGAATAAGAAAGATGATAAGCGGCAAGACAAGGGCAAGAAACGGCAGAGTCGAAGCAAAGCAAAACCAGTTGTCAGTGATGATGACAGTGAAGAAGACCaagatgaaaat GACCAGTCAGAAGGAAGTGGAAGTGATGatgagtaa